One genomic region from Pirellulales bacterium encodes:
- a CDS encoding transposase: MGGYAYHVLNRANGRLRLFRKDADFAAFDQIVEAAHEHVPLRILGYVVMGNHWHFVVWPRRDRGQEVSEFFRWLTVTHAQRWRAHHNTSGMGHVYQGRFKSFPVAADEHLLGVLRYVERNPLRAGLVRRAEKWRWGSLHRRVSGTEAERNLLAEPPAPLGDDWIRHVNAPQSKAELDAIRRAVNRGQPFGGERWTAKVTGQLGLAHTFRPRGRPKKQIAGVPSEPRKK, from the coding sequence GTGGGCGGATACGCCTACCATGTGCTGAACCGGGCCAATGGCAGGCTGCGGCTGTTTAGGAAAGACGCCGACTTCGCCGCTTTCGACCAAATCGTCGAAGCAGCGCACGAGCACGTGCCGCTGCGGATCTTGGGATATGTCGTGATGGGCAATCATTGGCATTTCGTGGTCTGGCCGCGGCGCGATCGCGGCCAAGAGGTGTCGGAATTCTTCCGCTGGCTAACGGTCACGCACGCCCAGCGCTGGCGGGCCCATCATAACACGAGCGGCATGGGGCACGTCTACCAAGGCCGTTTCAAATCCTTTCCCGTGGCTGCCGACGAACACTTGCTCGGCGTCCTGCGATATGTCGAGCGTAACCCGCTGCGCGCGGGTTTGGTCCGCCGGGCGGAAAAATGGCGATGGGGCAGTTTGCATCGCCGCGTGTCAGGAACCGAGGCCGAAAGAAATCTGCTTGCCGAGCCGCCGGCTCCCTTGGGCGATGATTGGATCCGCCACGTGAACGCGCCCCAATCGAAGGCAGAACTCGATGCGATTCGCCGAGCGGTGAATCGTGGCCAGCCGTTCGGCGGCGAGCGGTGGACCGCGAAGGTGACCGGCCAACTCGGGCTGGCACACACCTTTCGCCCTCGCGGCCGTCCCAAGAAGCAGATTGCCGGCGTGCCTTCCGAACCGCGTAAAAAATGA
- a CDS encoding NAD-dependent epimerase/dehydratase family protein — translation MTPVPFNSQRYLVTGAAGFIGSQVSRLLLEAGHDVVGVDNVNSAYDPRLKQWRLAQLAAWPRFRLERVDIGDIAALERVFAAAENTATRETGKRAKDAAEPQSVSAGPFAAALNLAARAGVRPSVADPWVYFQTNADGTLNLLEMCRRFGVPKFVLSSTSSLYGGQNPIPFAEDADTNRPLSPYAASKKAAEAISYTYHHLHGIDVSVLRYFTVYGPAGRPDMSVFRFMRMIAEGQPITVFGDGSQQRDFSYIDDIARGTVAALRPLGFEVINLGGDRPIRLDYAIEQIAELVGRRPEIRYAPAHPADVPATWANVEKANRLLDWRPQVSLEEGLRRTAEWYRENREMILPLDFGD, via the coding sequence ATGACTCCCGTCCCCTTTAATTCGCAGCGCTATTTGGTCACCGGCGCTGCGGGATTTATTGGCTCGCAGGTGAGCCGGCTGCTGCTTGAGGCAGGGCACGACGTTGTCGGCGTCGACAACGTTAACTCGGCCTATGATCCGCGGCTGAAGCAGTGGCGGCTCGCGCAGTTGGCGGCGTGGCCCCGGTTTCGGCTCGAGCGGGTTGATATCGGGGATATCGCGGCGCTCGAACGGGTGTTTGCCGCGGCGGAGAATACGGCGACGCGCGAAACCGGCAAGCGTGCGAAGGACGCTGCTGAACCGCAAAGCGTATCTGCCGGCCCCTTTGCAGCGGCGCTGAATCTGGCCGCCCGCGCGGGCGTTCGGCCATCGGTGGCCGATCCGTGGGTTTACTTTCAAACCAATGCCGATGGAACGCTGAATCTGCTCGAAATGTGCCGCCGATTCGGCGTTCCGAAGTTCGTGCTGTCGTCGACATCAAGTCTCTACGGCGGGCAGAATCCGATCCCCTTTGCCGAAGACGCCGACACCAACCGGCCGCTTTCGCCCTATGCCGCGTCGAAAAAGGCGGCGGAGGCGATCTCGTACACGTACCATCATTTGCACGGCATCGATGTGAGCGTGCTGCGGTATTTCACGGTGTATGGGCCGGCCGGTCGGCCGGATATGAGCGTCTTCCGCTTCATGCGCATGATTGCCGAAGGCCAGCCAATCACGGTGTTTGGCGATGGCAGCCAGCAGCGCGATTTCAGCTATATCGACGACATTGCCCGGGGCACCGTCGCGGCCCTGCGGCCGCTGGGGTTCGAGGTGATAAATCTAGGCGGCGACCGGCCGATTCGTTTGGACTATGCGATCGAGCAGATTGCCGAGTTGGTTGGCCGGCGGCCGGAGATCCGCTACGCGCCGGCGCATCCGGCCGATGTGCCGGCAACTTGGGCGAACGTCGAAAAAGCCAACCGGCTTCTCGACTGGCGGCCGCAGGTTTCTTTGGAAGAGGGCCTTCGCCGCACGGCGGAGTGGTATCGGGAAAATCGCGAGATGATTTTGCCGTTGGATTTCGGCGACTGA
- a CDS encoding GDP-L-fucose synthase, with amino-acid sequence MGLLRGRRVVVTGGAGFLGREVCTALDAYGPASIFVPRSFEYDLRRREGVRRLMRVMKPEVIVHLAAVVGGIGANRANPGLFFHDNAIMGIQLLEAARLAKVAKVVLIGSICAYPKHAPVPFREDDLWNGYPEETNAPYGLAKKMLLVQAQAYRQQYGMNAITLMPVNLYGPHDNFDPETSHVIPALIRKAIEAREAGAAFVDAWGTGSASREFLFVRDAARGIAAATENYDKPEPVNIGSGREITIRQLAEMICRLCRFTGEIRWNASQPDGQPRRCLDVGRAREEFGFEASTPFTEGLRQTVAWYESHHRGLAAAA; translated from the coding sequence ATGGGCTTGTTACGCGGACGACGTGTGGTCGTCACGGGTGGGGCCGGCTTTTTGGGCCGCGAAGTTTGCACGGCGCTGGACGCATATGGCCCGGCGTCGATCTTCGTTCCCCGCAGTTTCGAATACGATCTGCGCCGCCGCGAAGGGGTTCGCCGGTTGATGCGCGTCATGAAGCCGGAAGTGATCGTGCATCTCGCTGCCGTCGTCGGCGGAATCGGAGCGAATCGGGCCAACCCGGGCCTGTTCTTCCACGACAACGCCATCATGGGCATCCAGCTTTTGGAGGCGGCCCGGCTGGCGAAGGTCGCCAAAGTGGTGTTGATCGGCTCGATCTGCGCTTATCCCAAACACGCCCCGGTGCCATTCCGCGAGGACGATCTTTGGAACGGCTATCCCGAGGAAACCAACGCTCCTTACGGCTTGGCGAAAAAAATGCTGCTCGTGCAAGCCCAGGCATACCGCCAGCAATACGGCATGAATGCGATTACGCTGATGCCGGTGAACCTGTACGGGCCGCACGACAATTTCGATCCCGAAACGAGCCACGTCATTCCTGCCCTGATTCGCAAGGCGATCGAGGCCCGTGAAGCCGGGGCCGCGTTTGTCGACGCCTGGGGCACCGGCTCGGCGTCGCGCGAATTTCTATTCGTCCGCGATGCGGCCCGCGGAATTGCCGCAGCGACGGAAAACTACGACAAGCCCGAGCCGGTCAACATCGGCTCCGGCCGCGAGATCACGATTCGGCAACTGGCGGAGATGATTTGTCGCCTGTGCCGCTTCACGGGCGAAATCCGTTGGAACGCCAGCCAGCCCGACGGCCAACCGCGGCGATGTCTCGACGTGGGCCGAGCGCGCGAGGAATTCGGTTTCGAGGCCAGCACGCCGTTTACCGAAGGCCTGCGTCAGACCGTCGCCTGGTACGAATCGCACCATCGCGGCTTGGCGGCGGCAGCATAG